The following are encoded in a window of Geobacter metallireducens GS-15 genomic DNA:
- the pyrF gene encoding orotidine-5'-phosphate decarboxylase — protein MTRDQAREKVIFALDTGEFAHVQYWAETLSDKVGMYKIGKQLFTACGPAAVRMIQKFGGEVFLDLKFHDIPNTVAMASVEAARMGVKLFNLHALGGYEMMAKTVEALDKEFKGGDRAKVLAVTILTSSTEETLKDLGIEHTVPDMVVRLATLARKAGIDGVVASPREIPLIREACGSDFLIVTPGVRPSFAALNDQKRVMTPAEAVKAGSDYLVIGRPIGDAPDPAAAAELILGEIVAG, from the coding sequence ATGACGAGAGACCAGGCCCGCGAAAAGGTCATTTTTGCCCTTGATACCGGTGAATTCGCCCATGTGCAGTACTGGGCCGAAACGCTGTCCGACAAGGTCGGGATGTATAAAATCGGCAAGCAACTCTTCACCGCCTGCGGCCCAGCCGCGGTGCGAATGATCCAGAAGTTCGGCGGCGAGGTCTTTCTCGACCTCAAGTTCCACGACATCCCCAATACCGTTGCCATGGCCTCGGTGGAGGCGGCCCGCATGGGAGTTAAACTTTTCAATCTCCATGCCCTGGGTGGCTATGAGATGATGGCGAAAACAGTGGAGGCCCTCGACAAGGAATTCAAGGGAGGGGATAGGGCAAAGGTCCTGGCGGTCACTATTCTCACCTCTTCCACCGAGGAGACCCTCAAGGATTTGGGGATTGAACACACCGTCCCCGACATGGTGGTGCGGCTCGCGACCCTTGCCAGGAAAGCCGGCATCGATGGCGTCGTGGCTTCGCCCCGGGAGATTCCCCTCATCCGCGAAGCATGCGGGAGCGACTTCCTCATTGTCACTCCTGGCGTTCGCCCGTCCTTCGCGGCCCTCAATGATCAGAAGCGGGTCATGACGCCGGCGGAGGCGGTGAAGGCGGGGAGTGATTATCTCGTCATCGGCCGCCCCATTGGTGATGCGCCGGACCCGGCCGCTGCCGCCGAGCTGATTCTCGGCGAGATTGTTGCCGGCTGA
- a CDS encoding proline--tRNA ligase codes for MRYSQYFIPTVKETPSDAEVVSHKLMLRAGMIRKLAAGIYNYLPLGLRSIRKVEQIVREEMNRAGAIELLMPSVQPAELWQESKRWEQYGKELLRFKDRKDAEFCLGPTHEEVITDLVRREVKSYRQLPLNLYQVQSKFRDEIRPRFGLMRGREFIMKDAYSFDVSSEAADTSYDKMYQAYRRIFQRCGLKFRAVEADTGSIGGSSSHEFMVLADSGEDAIVSCTACEYAANVEKAEARLFPSEHAEPRELEKVETPQKRSVEEVTTFLGIPASSLVKTLLCVADGEPVAALVRGDHDLNEIKLKHLLGCEELEMASEEIVERVTGAPVGFAGPVGLKIKIVADLTIQGMKNFVTGGNARDLHFKNVNIGRDFTPALIADIRNVVHGDPCPRCEAGHLEMWRGIEVGHVFKLGTKYSESLRATFLDADGKEQVIFMGCYGIGISRTVAACIEQNHDADGIIFPIPIAPFHCIISAVSTKDAEVVAACDELYRALTAVGVEVLFDDRDERPGSKFKDADLIGIPLRIVVGSKNLAEGKVELKSRKGGEVSLLPLAEAVETVKGLVVAALNQ; via the coding sequence ATGCGCTATTCCCAGTATTTCATCCCCACGGTCAAGGAGACTCCTTCCGACGCCGAGGTCGTTTCCCACAAGCTCATGCTCCGTGCTGGCATGATCCGCAAGCTCGCCGCCGGCATCTACAACTATCTTCCCCTGGGGCTCCGCTCCATCCGCAAGGTCGAACAGATTGTCCGCGAGGAGATGAACCGGGCCGGTGCCATCGAGCTTCTCATGCCGAGCGTCCAGCCGGCTGAGCTCTGGCAGGAGTCGAAGCGGTGGGAGCAGTACGGCAAAGAACTTCTCCGCTTCAAGGATCGCAAGGACGCCGAATTTTGCCTTGGACCGACCCACGAGGAGGTCATTACCGACCTCGTGCGCCGCGAGGTGAAGAGCTACCGGCAGCTGCCCTTGAATCTCTATCAGGTACAATCCAAGTTCCGGGACGAGATCCGTCCCCGGTTCGGTCTCATGCGGGGCCGCGAGTTCATTATGAAGGATGCCTATTCCTTTGACGTGAGCTCCGAGGCGGCTGATACCTCCTATGACAAGATGTATCAGGCCTACCGCCGCATCTTCCAGCGCTGCGGCCTCAAGTTCCGGGCAGTGGAGGCGGATACCGGCTCCATCGGCGGCTCCTCGTCCCACGAGTTCATGGTGCTTGCCGATTCGGGTGAGGATGCCATCGTCTCCTGCACCGCCTGCGAGTATGCCGCCAACGTGGAGAAGGCCGAGGCCCGGCTCTTCCCGTCCGAGCATGCCGAGCCCCGGGAACTGGAAAAAGTGGAGACCCCCCAGAAGCGGAGCGTCGAAGAGGTGACCACCTTCCTCGGCATTCCCGCCTCGTCTCTGGTGAAGACCCTCCTCTGCGTTGCTGACGGAGAGCCGGTGGCAGCGTTGGTGCGTGGCGACCACGACCTGAACGAGATCAAGCTCAAGCACCTTCTCGGCTGCGAAGAGTTGGAGATGGCCAGTGAGGAGATCGTGGAGCGGGTCACCGGCGCTCCCGTCGGCTTTGCCGGCCCCGTGGGGTTGAAGATCAAGATCGTCGCCGACTTGACGATCCAGGGAATGAAAAACTTTGTCACCGGCGGCAATGCCCGTGATCTCCATTTCAAGAACGTGAACATCGGTAGGGATTTTACCCCTGCGCTCATTGCCGACATCCGCAACGTGGTCCACGGCGACCCCTGTCCCCGCTGCGAGGCCGGGCACCTGGAGATGTGGCGCGGCATCGAGGTCGGGCACGTCTTCAAGCTGGGAACCAAGTACTCCGAGTCCCTCCGGGCGACCTTTCTGGACGCCGACGGCAAGGAGCAGGTCATCTTCATGGGATGCTACGGCATCGGCATCAGTCGGACCGTGGCCGCCTGCATCGAGCAGAACCACGACGCCGACGGCATCATCTTCCCGATCCCCATCGCGCCGTTCCACTGCATCATCTCGGCCGTCAGCACGAAGGATGCGGAGGTCGTGGCCGCGTGCGATGAACTCTATCGTGCCCTCACTGCTGTCGGCGTCGAGGTTCTCTTTGACGACCGCGACGAGCGCCCCGGTTCCAAGTTCAAGGACGCCGACCTTATCGGCATCCCGCTCAGGATAGTCGTGGGGAGCAAGAACCTGGCGGAAGGTAAGGTTGAACTCAAATCCCGCAAGGGCGGTGAGGTTTCTCTCCTCCCCCTGGCCGAGGCAGTGGAGACGGTCAAGGGGCTCGTCGTTGCAGCTCTCAATCAGTAA
- the ispG gene encoding flavodoxin-dependent (E)-4-hydroxy-3-methylbut-2-enyl-diphosphate synthase — protein MIRETRQIHVGNVAIGGGAPCSVQSMCNTDTRDVAATLSQVLSLSSAGCEIVRCAVPDMAAAEALGEIKRQSPIPVIADIHFDYRLALRVLEGGIDGLRLNPGNIGERWKVEEVVKAARERLVPIRIGVNAGSLEKELLEKYGHPTAEAMVESALGHVRILEDIGYDQIKISLKASDVMKTVEAYRLLAQKVDYPLHIGITEAGTIFSGTIKSSVGLGILLADGIGDTMRVSLTGDPVDEVRVGFEILKALGLRQRGINFVSCPTCGRCQINLIGVAQEVENRLAAIDTPLTVAVMGCVVNGPGEAREADVGIAGGKGEGLLFRHGEIVRKVPEAEMADALIAEVEQMAKEKTHS, from the coding sequence TGTGCAACACCGATACCCGCGACGTGGCAGCCACCCTTTCCCAGGTTCTCTCCCTTTCATCGGCGGGTTGTGAGATCGTCCGCTGCGCCGTGCCCGACATGGCGGCGGCCGAAGCGCTGGGTGAGATCAAGCGGCAGAGCCCGATCCCGGTCATCGCCGACATCCACTTCGATTATCGCCTTGCCCTGCGGGTGCTCGAAGGGGGGATTGACGGCCTGCGCCTCAACCCCGGCAATATCGGCGAGCGGTGGAAGGTGGAAGAGGTGGTGAAGGCGGCCCGGGAGCGCCTCGTCCCGATCCGGATCGGTGTCAATGCCGGTTCCCTGGAGAAGGAGCTCCTCGAAAAGTACGGCCATCCCACCGCCGAGGCCATGGTTGAGTCGGCCCTGGGCCATGTCCGCATCCTCGAGGATATCGGCTACGACCAGATCAAGATCTCCCTCAAGGCCTCCGACGTCATGAAGACCGTGGAAGCCTACCGGCTCCTGGCTCAGAAGGTCGATTACCCTCTCCACATCGGCATCACCGAAGCCGGCACCATCTTCTCCGGCACCATCAAGTCCTCCGTGGGGCTCGGCATCCTCCTGGCCGACGGCATCGGCGACACCATGCGCGTATCGCTCACCGGCGATCCCGTGGACGAAGTGCGGGTCGGCTTCGAGATTCTCAAGGCCCTGGGGTTGCGGCAGCGGGGAATCAATTTCGTCTCCTGTCCCACCTGCGGCCGTTGCCAGATCAATCTGATCGGCGTCGCCCAGGAGGTGGAGAACCGCCTCGCCGCCATCGATACTCCTCTGACCGTGGCTGTCATGGGGTGTGTGGTGAACGGTCCGGGCGAGGCGCGGGAGGCCGATGTGGGGATCGCCGGAGGGAAGGGTGAAGGACTCCTTTTCCGGCATGGCGAGATCGTCCGCAAGGTCCCCGAAGCCGAGATGGCCGATGCCTTGATCGCCGAGGTGGAGCAAATGGCCAAGGAAAAAACACACTCATAG